A genomic window from Campylobacter concisus includes:
- a CDS encoding acyl-CoA thioesterase yields MDILKDFGEPRIKQVMLPKDTNSAGNIFGGWIMSQIDLAGAQAAREISPERVVTISMKEIIFKQPVFVGDVLSCYAKIISVGKTSITTQIEVTALRLNPGGYRETIHVTSATATYVSVTKDGLKKPIDEKLKQLHGF; encoded by the coding sequence ATGGATATTTTAAAGGATTTTGGTGAGCCACGTATCAAACAAGTTATGTTGCCAAAGGACACAAACTCAGCTGGAAATATCTTTGGTGGTTGGATAATGAGTCAGATCGACCTTGCAGGTGCTCAGGCCGCTAGAGAAATTTCTCCTGAACGCGTTGTGACCATTTCTATGAAAGAGATCATTTTCAAGCAACCTGTCTTTGTTGGCGATGTGCTAAGCTGCTACGCTAAAATCATCTCTGTTGGTAAAACCTCGATAACAACGCAGATAGAAGTGACTGCGCTGAGACTAAATCCGGGCGGATATAGAGAAACTATACACGTTACAAGTGCTACTGCAACTTACGTAAGCGTGACGAAAGATGGACTTAAAAAGCCAATCGATGAGAAGCTAAAACAACTTCATGGATTTTAA
- a CDS encoding formate/nitrite transporter family protein: protein MLNPAETAQAVSSSMEHKAHMPLTSIIFLAIMAGAAIAMGDIFWAHSTVGMAENQSIGLSNFIGGITFSCGLMMVVFYGGHLFTSSVLSGVSAYEGKLKPGKTIGYWAIVWIFNFVGGALIAYMYYYSGLPLKYDGYILQHFIPAGIGKITAPFHELFIRGIFCNVFVCMSIWTATSESNLSGKFFAIMWMIGAFVACSMEHCVANMFIITEAIISKAHYIAANGGDIAAAATALGHGITAEKLEVLNWGNFIGKNLVPVTLGNICGGLFFVGLVGFMANKFDMKKKA, encoded by the coding sequence ATGTTAAATCCGGCAGAAACCGCTCAAGCGGTCTCAAGCTCTATGGAGCATAAGGCTCATATGCCACTTACTAGTATTATTTTTCTTGCTATCATGGCTGGAGCTGCTATTGCTATGGGTGATATTTTTTGGGCTCACTCAACAGTTGGTATGGCTGAAAACCAGTCTATTGGTCTTTCAAATTTTATCGGCGGTATCACATTTAGCTGTGGTCTTATGATGGTTGTCTTTTATGGCGGACATCTTTTTACAAGCTCAGTTTTAAGTGGTGTTAGCGCATATGAAGGAAAGCTAAAACCAGGTAAGACTATCGGATACTGGGCTATCGTTTGGATATTTAACTTTGTTGGTGGCGCATTGATTGCGTATATGTACTACTACTCAGGCTTGCCACTAAAGTATGATGGCTACATCTTGCAGCACTTTATACCAGCTGGTATTGGCAAGATTACAGCACCATTTCATGAGCTATTTATCCGCGGAATTTTTTGTAATGTCTTTGTTTGTATGTCTATTTGGACTGCGACAAGCGAGAGCAATCTATCTGGTAAATTCTTCGCAATTATGTGGATGATCGGCGCATTTGTGGCTTGCTCTATGGAGCACTGCGTGGCAAATATGTTCATCATCACTGAAGCCATCATCTCAAAAGCTCACTATATAGCGGCAAACGGCGGAGATATCGCTGCTGCGGCTACGGCTCTAGGGCACGGCATTACGGCTGAAAAACTAGAAGTTTTAAACTGGGGAAATTTCATCGGTAAAAACTTAGTTCCAGTTACACTTGGTAATATCTGTGGCGGACTTTTCTTTGTTGGTTTAGTTGGCTTTATGGCAAATAAATTCGATATGAAGAAAAAAGCTTAA
- a CDS encoding formate hydrogenlyase maturation HycH family protein encodes MIQVYKLTKRHMDDNDKLPRELKEIKIFSTCVGHGVGTIDFSEKILELSDEEFDEMIKNSGEYVKFKIGNLSKYFEVEIFAEHIAKLLPQLCECKLKEILANLKEGYIVLRKDF; translated from the coding sequence ATGATACAAGTTTATAAGCTTACAAAAAGGCATATGGACGACAACGACAAGCTTCCACGCGAGCTAAAGGAGATAAAAATTTTCTCCACTTGCGTGGGACATGGCGTTGGCACGATTGATTTTAGCGAGAAAATTTTAGAGCTAAGCGATGAGGAATTTGACGAGATGATCAAAAACTCAGGCGAATACGTGAAATTTAAAATCGGAAATTTAAGCAAATATTTTGAAGTTGAAATTTTTGCCGAGCATATCGCTAAACTCTTGCCGCAGCTTTGTGAGTGTAAGCTTAAAGAAATTTTGGCAAATTTAAAAGAAGGATATATCGTGCTTAGGAAGGACTTTTGA
- the ciaB gene encoding invasion protein CiaB, translating into MNDFKRLNELTKEQKNKLNAIYKNLDDDIINEAVRICGLAGTPSQKLALARRIVDLKVDPLQNELKKLNLGEDEQKRVLNLMYGYVRNLYENLHAKLLEKAKEEKILDQFNQAFVQAMHELGLSLNAWQISWQEKIIDTTNKEFEAKFKDLSQANEFITKNGLFQCDASGARADRTYGAVVKEGDKFSFLPYALAFKDEVRELKSVFAKNLEILRNLAQNDEQKSYIKYLEKLQNAFCEEDNTKVISAWQEAEIAWMDVKGALQPGHPLEYYEDAYTHAVALEWDIRLVDSEGIDELKFKEKVAKTYKSVCEKIKFDNAETNRAVSENIARTQLYISVPMIYYAAELNGLFSAQVVPNDESVSAKCGKKIFAFVNHVYEGAKAKPFMKLGAEIFSKEFLDFGREILFLKPKIWKKVYEISTIGHEFGHILFIGLDTEMSMNKSGVFKFIEEYKATTGGLVNFFLHEEAEYKMAVFHELIARAVGLIAWRKVDEVRAYYCEGLIHLSLLFRAGVLKFDGKLSVDMSEQAYAKFKEICLENYYDLAQTYAKKDDASTFLEKFCQKDELSYLPKDKECKKFVEHFYARYEAIGNDVDDSGEWQRWQSLAKKAEKDR; encoded by the coding sequence ATGAATGATTTTAAAAGATTAAATGAGCTTACAAAAGAGCAGAAAAACAAGTTAAATGCTATTTATAAAAATTTAGACGATGACATTATAAACGAGGCTGTTAGAATTTGTGGTCTTGCTGGCACACCAAGCCAGAAACTAGCCCTTGCAAGAAGGATAGTAGATCTTAAAGTTGATCCGCTTCAAAATGAGCTAAAAAAGCTAAATTTAGGCGAAGACGAGCAAAAACGAGTGCTAAATTTAATGTATGGCTACGTTAGAAATTTATATGAAAATCTGCACGCCAAGCTTTTAGAAAAGGCCAAGGAAGAGAAAATTTTAGATCAGTTTAACCAAGCCTTTGTGCAGGCTATGCACGAGCTTGGCCTAAGCCTAAATGCGTGGCAAATTTCATGGCAAGAAAAGATAATAGACACTACAAACAAAGAGTTTGAGGCTAAATTTAAAGATCTAAGCCAGGCAAATGAGTTTATTACTAAAAACGGCTTATTTCAGTGCGACGCTAGTGGCGCTAGGGCTGATAGAACGTATGGCGCGGTAGTAAAAGAAGGTGATAAATTTAGCTTTTTGCCTTACGCACTTGCCTTTAAAGATGAGGTGAGAGAGCTTAAAAGTGTCTTTGCTAAAAATCTTGAAATTTTAAGAAATTTAGCCCAAAATGACGAGCAAAAATCATACATAAAATACCTTGAAAAGCTGCAAAATGCCTTTTGCGAAGAGGATAATACAAAGGTGATAAGCGCTTGGCAAGAGGCTGAGATAGCGTGGATGGATGTAAAAGGTGCACTTCAGCCAGGCCATCCGCTAGAGTATTACGAGGATGCCTATACGCATGCAGTCGCACTTGAGTGGGACATCAGGCTGGTTGATAGCGAGGGCATTGACGAGCTTAAATTTAAAGAAAAAGTTGCAAAAACTTATAAGAGCGTTTGCGAAAAGATAAAATTTGATAACGCTGAGACAAATAGGGCAGTTAGCGAAAATATCGCTAGAACGCAGCTTTATATAAGCGTGCCGATGATCTATTACGCAGCGGAGCTAAACGGGCTTTTTAGCGCTCAAGTCGTGCCAAATGATGAGAGCGTGAGTGCAAAATGTGGTAAGAAAATTTTTGCCTTTGTAAATCACGTCTATGAGGGCGCAAAGGCAAAGCCTTTTATGAAGCTTGGGGCTGAAATTTTTAGCAAGGAGTTTTTGGATTTTGGCAGAGAGATTTTATTTTTAAAGCCAAAAATTTGGAAAAAAGTCTATGAAATTTCAACGATCGGTCATGAGTTTGGGCACATTCTCTTTATCGGACTTGATACCGAGATGAGCATGAATAAAAGTGGCGTCTTTAAATTTATAGAAGAGTACAAGGCGACGACTGGTGGGTTAGTAAATTTCTTCTTGCACGAAGAGGCGGAGTATAAAATGGCCGTCTTTCACGAGCTGATCGCCCGTGCGGTTGGGCTTATCGCATGGCGAAAGGTCGATGAGGTGAGGGCTTACTACTGCGAGGGGCTCATACATCTTAGCCTACTTTTTAGAGCTGGAGTGCTTAAATTTGATGGCAAACTAAGCGTGGATATGAGCGAACAAGCTTACGCTAAATTTAAAGAAATTTGCTTAGAAAACTACTACGATCTAGCGCAAACATACGCTAAAAAAGATGATGCGAGCACATTTTTAGAGAAATTTTGCCAAAAAGATGAACTAAGCTATTTGCCAAAAGATAAAGAGTGTAAGAAATTTGTTGAGCATTTTTACGCTAGATACGAAGCTATCGGCAACGACGTCGATGATAGTGGCGAGTGGCAAAGATGGCAAAGCTTAGCCAAAAAGGCAGAGAAAGATAGATAA
- a CDS encoding Crp/Fnr family transcriptional regulator: protein MKKSRLGLLQTQITKILTQNELDKFEYKELPKTSIIYTEEIKIIILKSGCAKLSFFEDGEEFILYHLEASNIAVLDDNCAFEILEDAEIYAINLNKIGEILLNANVADEILKAVLNAVIVQRQIIKSILFEDAKGRIANFLIELAKEQDLKQNGYHYIFLPFSLKVLSSFVGLKRQSASTAFNELIKDDIIRKITPHEFLIIDYEKLESYTN, encoded by the coding sequence ATGAAAAAATCACGTCTAGGTCTTTTGCAAACACAAATCACAAAGATCCTAACTCAAAATGAGCTTGATAAATTTGAGTATAAAGAGCTACCAAAAACAAGCATAATCTACACAGAAGAGATCAAGATCATCATCTTAAAAAGTGGCTGTGCAAAGCTCTCATTTTTTGAAGATGGAGAGGAATTTATCCTTTATCATTTAGAAGCGAGCAACATCGCCGTGCTTGATGATAATTGCGCTTTTGAAATACTTGAAGATGCTGAAATTTATGCTATAAATTTAAACAAAATAGGTGAAATTTTATTAAATGCAAATGTCGCAGATGAAATTTTAAAAGCTGTGTTAAATGCAGTAATCGTGCAACGCCAGATCATAAAATCCATACTTTTTGAAGATGCAAAAGGTAGGATTGCAAATTTTTTGATCGAGCTTGCAAAGGAGCAAGATCTAAAGCAAAATGGATATCACTACATATTTTTGCCATTTTCTCTAAAGGTGCTCTCAAGCTTTGTGGGGCTCAAACGACAAAGCGCTTCAACTGCTTTTAATGAGCTTATAAAAGACGACATAATAAGAAAGATCACACCACACGAGTTTTTAATAATTGATTATGAAAAACTTGAAAGTTACACAAACTAA
- a CDS encoding NADH-quinone oxidoreductase subunit C, with the protein MRGDKFVEILKTKVKILEVTRQADDQITVLVDRNDLPLAVKTLYYDIGGFISTMIPNDERQINGSFALYYAISMEGSKMTEADDFAAEDKCFITVKTLIPGSDPTFPSVTPLVPACVWYEREAYDMFGLVAEGLPDKRRLVLSDDWPDGLHPLRKDAMDYRYRPDPVDHRDEPDSEFLFPTGDAVVDVPLGPLHITSDEPGHFRLFCDGDEIIDADYRLFYQHRGMEKLAENRMNYDQMGYLAERVCGICGYAHAIACIEAAEKAIKLEIPLRAQAIRVICLEIERLHSHLLNIGLACEVTGNYNAFMHIFRVREYSMELAQLVTGGRKTYGNVVMGGLRRDMTNQEIKKGIEIINKLDIQISEIWDAVMEDKRQIGRWKGVGILDRQIARDFSPVGPNMRGSGFKRDNRYDHPYDFFKQIEFEVAVEHGCDVFAREMVRYKELKSSIHIIRQCFELMPQTPIMIDPVTMIKPENFALGHDEAPRGENVHWIMQGSAQKVYRWRCRAATYNNWPSLRYQFRGNNISDAALIVCSLDPCYSCTERVTLVDVRTKKSKILTEKDLKKFCQDGGVSKKDLR; encoded by the coding sequence ATGAGAGGCGATAAATTTGTTGAAATCCTAAAAACTAAAGTAAAAATTTTAGAGGTAACTCGTCAAGCAGACGATCAGATCACAGTTTTGGTTGATAGAAATGATCTTCCACTAGCTGTTAAAACGCTTTATTATGATATTGGCGGCTTTATAAGTACGATGATACCAAATGACGAGCGCCAGATAAATGGCAGCTTTGCGCTTTACTATGCTATCTCAATGGAAGGTAGCAAGATGACTGAGGCGGATGACTTTGCGGCTGAGGATAAGTGCTTTATCACTGTTAAAACGCTTATTCCTGGAAGTGATCCGACATTCCCATCTGTTACTCCACTAGTGCCAGCTTGTGTTTGGTACGAAAGAGAAGCTTATGATATGTTTGGTCTAGTGGCTGAAGGTTTGCCTGATAAAAGGCGTCTAGTTTTAAGTGATGACTGGCCAGATGGACTTCATCCACTTAGAAAAGATGCGATGGATTATCGCTACCGCCCTGATCCGGTTGATCATAGAGATGAGCCTGATTCTGAGTTTTTGTTCCCAACAGGTGATGCAGTAGTTGATGTGCCACTTGGACCACTACATATTACTTCAGATGAACCAGGTCACTTTAGACTTTTCTGTGATGGTGATGAGATCATCGATGCTGACTACCGCCTCTTTTATCAACACCGAGGTATGGAAAAGCTAGCTGAAAACAGAATGAACTATGATCAAATGGGCTATCTTGCAGAGCGCGTTTGTGGAATTTGTGGTTATGCTCACGCTATCGCTTGTATTGAAGCAGCAGAAAAAGCTATCAAGCTTGAAATTCCACTAAGAGCTCAAGCTATACGCGTCATCTGTCTTGAGATTGAGCGTCTTCACAGCCACCTTTTAAATATCGGTCTAGCTTGTGAGGTTACTGGTAACTACAACGCTTTCATGCACATCTTTAGAGTTCGTGAGTACTCTATGGAGCTAGCTCAGCTAGTAACTGGCGGACGTAAAACATACGGTAACGTCGTTATGGGTGGCTTAAGACGTGATATGACAAACCAAGAGATCAAAAAAGGCATCGAGATCATAAATAAACTTGACATTCAAATTTCAGAAATTTGGGACGCAGTTATGGAGGATAAACGCCAAATCGGTCGCTGGAAAGGTGTAGGAATCCTAGACCGCCAAATAGCACGTGACTTTAGCCCAGTTGGTCCAAATATGAGAGGCTCTGGCTTTAAACGTGATAACCGCTACGATCACCCATACGACTTTTTTAAACAGATAGAATTTGAAGTAGCAGTTGAGCATGGTTGCGACGTTTTTGCTCGTGAGATGGTTAGATATAAAGAGCTAAAAAGCTCTATCCACATCATCCGCCAATGCTTTGAGCTAATGCCTCAAACTCCGATCATGATCGATCCTGTGACTATGATCAAACCTGAAAATTTTGCACTTGGTCATGATGAAGCACCACGTGGCGAGAACGTTCACTGGATCATGCAAGGCAGCGCTCAAAAAGTATATCGCTGGAGATGCAGAGCAGCAACATATAACAACTGGCCAAGCCTAAGATATCAATTCAGAGGAAACAACATAAGTGACGCTGCGCTTATCGTTTGCTCACTTGACCCTTGCTACTCATGTACAGAGCGTGTTACATTAGTCGATGTAAGGACTAAAAAGAGCAAAATTTTAACAGAAAAAGACCTTAAAAAATTCTGTCAAGATGGCGGGGTTAGTAAAAAGGATTTAAGATGA
- a CDS encoding NADH-quinone oxidoreductase subunit B family protein: protein MSLYQVPEDIKTANDLTAKLEHLKNIKRSFSVYRIDCGSCNGCEIEIFAAITPMWDPERFGFKLVANPRHADILLCTGPVTRQMYYPLLRAYEATPDPKIVVALGACGSSGGIFHDAYSVWGGIDKIIPVDVYIPGCPPHPASIIYGLGMALGIIDQKLHKKSYEEDNTLPPSVEKSVIGDILFERDLQAESRRLMSYIFGRILFEKYMNAIKCSKDVHDPSISREAVLTAIKKEEDPRYAECMGLLHNDVYLKYAKADKSFAIDVDSEVWSKR, encoded by the coding sequence ATGAGTCTATATCAAGTCCCAGAGGACATAAAAACAGCAAATGATCTAACTGCAAAGCTAGAGCATCTAAAAAATATCAAAAGAAGCTTTAGCGTTTATAGGATCGACTGCGGAAGCTGTAACGGCTGTGAGATAGAAATTTTTGCAGCTATTACGCCGATGTGGGATCCTGAGCGTTTTGGCTTTAAACTTGTAGCAAACCCAAGACACGCTGATATTTTGCTTTGCACCGGTCCTGTAACAAGACAGATGTATTATCCACTTCTTCGTGCTTATGAGGCGACCCCAGATCCTAAGATCGTAGTTGCTCTTGGTGCGTGCGGAAGCAGTGGCGGAATTTTCCATGACGCTTATAGCGTTTGGGGTGGCATCGATAAGATAATCCCAGTCGATGTCTATATCCCAGGCTGTCCTCCACATCCAGCAAGCATTATTTACGGCCTTGGCATGGCTCTTGGTATCATCGATCAAAAACTTCATAAAAAAAGCTATGAGGAAGATAACACATTGCCACCTTCAGTTGAGAAGTCGGTCATAGGCGATATCTTGTTTGAGCGTGACTTGCAAGCTGAAAGTAGAAGGCTAATGAGCTATATCTTTGGTAGAATCCTTTTTGAAAAATATATGAATGCTATCAAATGTTCAAAAGATGTCCATGACCCAAGCATTTCAAGAGAGGCTGTGCTTACAGCTATCAAAAAAGAGGAAGATCCTAGATATGCTGAGTGCATGGGGCTTTTGCATAATGATGTCTATCTAAAATATGCAAAAGCTGATAAAAGCTTTGCGATAGACGTTGATAGCGAGGTTTGGAGTAAGAGATGA
- a CDS encoding hydrogenase 3 maturation endopeptidase HyCI: MKKAILCIGNPMRGDDDVGNEVGRIVEAELKEWKVFFGQDVPENEFSAIREFAPDILIVVDAMSGFDEDKIEFFDLSDDRDYIYSTHNLPTPVLLSYLRKICPKTLFLGISVLLENVLNFEEGLSEQAKKSARKAFLRIVEIDKNLVG; the protein is encoded by the coding sequence ATGAAAAAAGCCATCCTTTGCATCGGTAATCCTATGCGTGGCGACGATGATGTGGGTAACGAAGTCGGCCGCATCGTAGAGGCCGAGCTAAAAGAGTGGAAGGTATTTTTCGGGCAAGATGTGCCTGAGAATGAATTTTCAGCTATTAGAGAATTTGCACCTGATATCTTGATAGTAGTTGATGCGATGAGCGGCTTTGATGAGGATAAGATAGAGTTTTTCGACCTAAGTGACGATAGAGATTACATCTACTCAACTCACAACCTCCCAACGCCAGTGCTTTTAAGCTATTTGCGAAAAATTTGCCCAAAGACGCTTTTTTTAGGCATTAGCGTATTGCTCGAAAATGTCTTAAATTTTGAAGAAGGACTAAGCGAGCAGGCTAAAAAAAGTGCCAGAAAAGCTTTTTTGAGAATTGTAGAGATTGATAAAAATTTAGTTGGTTAA
- a CDS encoding formate hydrogenlyase complex iron-sulfur subunit: MMKLFDITEKYGKATYAYPFEPYIVPENFRGQPNYTYDLCIGCAACGIACPSNAIELKMNEEQTKLVWEFDCGRCIFCGRCDEVCPTGAVRLSDSFELAVKFDKSALIQRGELEMQTCKCCGKPFTPKRLINFTLEKLGTANLLPGRLEEAKDYLYICPECKKNQSAERLTKGIEEAIK; the protein is encoded by the coding sequence ATGATGAAGTTATTTGACATCACAGAAAAATATGGAAAAGCGACATACGCCTATCCATTTGAGCCATATATTGTTCCTGAAAATTTCCGTGGTCAGCCAAACTATACATACGATCTTTGCATAGGTTGTGCAGCTTGCGGTATCGCTTGTCCTAGTAATGCGATAGAGCTTAAGATGAACGAGGAGCAAACAAAGCTTGTTTGGGAATTTGACTGCGGACGCTGCATATTTTGCGGTCGCTGCGATGAGGTTTGCCCAACTGGAGCTGTAAGACTTAGCGATAGCTTTGAGCTTGCGGTTAAATTTGACAAGAGTGCTCTTATACAAAGAGGCGAGCTTGAGATGCAAACTTGTAAATGCTGCGGCAAGCCATTTACGCCAAAAAGGCTTATAAATTTCACACTTGAAAAGCTTGGCACAGCAAATTTACTCCCAGGCAGACTTGAAGAGGCAAAAGACTACCTTTATATCTGCCCAGAGTGCAAGAAAAATCAATCTGCTGAGAGGCTAACAAAAGGCATTGAGGAGGCTATAAAATGA
- a CDS encoding putative bifunctional diguanylate cyclase/phosphodiesterase, translating to MISKISNENQVSFLFMLILFCVYVVSYFIASSFYNGIITALFDFMITLFIFLKLKETRNLKTYWIYILLGLTCWVASDIMWMLYDKVDFLKQFLSKVNFIQISYVVSYFMFAFSAFYILIKNLKNLFLMQVFVDSVSISAIYFSFMWFMIFDRNLTQVLSQKDFFNLSYIAIDLFMFCTSFIAFFSLKFSKRRISILLCLIALIAISTYDIFTTTMDFWIDEISFSGYDIVFKSSFFMLFVAALHLREGEANLKFRALRNDFDKILIQKLFVFAVFLTIMILYSWKINLTWLFSILVTLLAYGALSYTFSNVRKMDILIKREIHIKKVLNNQIENKVKELEETNRHLQRISKYDYLTNALNRQYFIARLEEMIKSKALGEKIDIYSIDINHFKAINDSYGHYIGDDVIAKFASNIESILPPNDSLFARSGGDDFIVVVKQNENVHCREFLHYLLKAISEPIVIDDYKIVLDAKIGISSTQTSEILADDFIMQSEAALEAAKKDASEKYVFYSDIKSMIQDRNYIEILLNSISFDEEFELKFQPQYLIEGKKIVGAEALVRWNSPIKGPVDQSKFIPIAEQSSIINAIGKWVAKNAIKQMAFWNEKYNTNLKIGINISPKQIDNINFASKFLSYIDRYGIDPSCVDVEITEASLVNAEEMMQSALSELSNRGICISIDDFGTGFSSMNYIKKYPMNRLKIAKELIDNIAKNDIDKDVVKSVIALAKNVELKTIAEGVEDETQLKILRELGCDEVQGYLWGKPMSAEDFEKLIISAI from the coding sequence ATGATAAGTAAAATAAGTAACGAAAATCAAGTATCTTTTTTATTTATGTTGATACTTTTTTGTGTATATGTTGTTAGTTATTTTATTGCTAGTAGTTTTTATAATGGCATAATTACTGCTCTATTTGATTTTATGATCACATTATTTATCTTTTTAAAGCTAAAAGAGACAAGAAATTTAAAAACATATTGGATATATATATTATTAGGCCTTACTTGCTGGGTAGCATCAGACATTATGTGGATGCTATATGATAAGGTTGATTTTCTTAAACAATTTCTTTCTAAAGTCAATTTTATACAAATCTCATACGTAGTCTCATATTTTATGTTTGCATTTTCTGCTTTTTACATTTTGATCAAAAATTTGAAAAATTTATTTTTAATGCAAGTATTTGTGGACTCAGTTTCTATTTCCGCAATATATTTTAGTTTTATGTGGTTTATGATTTTTGATAGAAATTTAACTCAAGTTTTAAGCCAAAAAGATTTTTTTAATCTAAGTTACATCGCCATAGATTTATTTATGTTTTGTACTTCGTTTATTGCATTTTTTTCACTTAAATTTTCAAAAAGAAGAATATCTATACTTTTATGCTTGATAGCACTTATTGCAATAAGCACTTATGACATTTTTACCACTACAATGGATTTTTGGATAGATGAAATATCCTTTTCTGGATACGACATTGTATTTAAGAGTTCATTTTTTATGTTGTTTGTTGCTGCGCTTCATTTAAGAGAGGGCGAGGCAAATCTAAAATTTAGGGCACTCAGAAACGATTTTGATAAAATTTTAATACAAAAGCTATTTGTTTTCGCTGTATTTTTAACGATCATGATCTTGTACTCTTGGAAGATAAATTTGACATGGTTGTTTTCTATTTTAGTTACTTTGCTTGCATACGGGGCATTATCTTATACATTTTCTAATGTTAGAAAGATGGATATTCTAATTAAACGTGAAATACATATCAAAAAAGTGTTAAATAATCAGATAGAAAATAAAGTAAAAGAGCTTGAAGAGACAAATAGGCACCTACAAAGGATCAGTAAATATGATTATTTGACGAATGCTCTAAATCGCCAGTATTTTATCGCAAGGCTTGAAGAGATGATAAAGTCAAAGGCTCTTGGCGAAAAGATAGATATTTATAGTATTGACATAAACCATTTTAAGGCAATAAATGACTCGTATGGGCATTATATAGGCGATGATGTAATAGCAAAGTTTGCTTCAAATATTGAGTCAATATTGCCACCAAACGATTCCTTATTTGCAAGATCTGGCGGCGATGACTTTATCGTTGTTGTCAAGCAAAACGAAAATGTACATTGCAGAGAATTTTTACATTATCTACTAAAAGCTATTTCAGAGCCAATCGTTATAGATGATTATAAAATTGTACTTGATGCGAAAATAGGGATTAGCTCGACACAAACCAGTGAAATTTTGGCTGATGATTTTATCATGCAATCAGAAGCAGCACTAGAAGCAGCAAAGAAAGATGCATCTGAAAAGTATGTTTTTTATAGTGATATAAAAAGCATGATTCAGGATAGAAACTATATAGAAATATTGCTAAATAGCATAAGCTTTGATGAAGAATTTGAGCTAAAATTTCAGCCCCAGTATCTAATAGAAGGTAAAAAAATAGTAGGAGCAGAGGCTCTTGTTAGGTGGAACTCTCCTATAAAAGGTCCGGTAGATCAATCAAAATTTATTCCAATAGCCGAACAAAGCTCGATTATCAATGCGATAGGAAAATGGGTGGCAAAAAATGCTATAAAACAAATGGCCTTTTGGAATGAAAAATATAATACGAATCTAAAAATAGGCATAAATATCTCACCAAAACAGATTGATAATATAAATTTTGCATCTAAATTTTTAAGCTATATAGATAGATACGGCATCGATCCATCTTGTGTAGATGTTGAGATCACTGAGGCCAGCCTTGTCAATGCCGAAGAGATGATGCAAAGCGCGTTATCTGAGCTTTCAAATAGAGGAATTTGCATCTCTATAGATGATTTTGGTACCGGTTTTTCATCGATGAATTACATCAAAAAATATCCTATGAATCGTCTAAAGATCGCTAAAGAGCTGATAGATAATATTGCTAAAAATGATATAGATAAAGACGTAGTAAAAAGCGTTATAGCTTTGGCTAAAAATGTGGAGCTAAAGACTATCGCTGAAGGCGTCGAAGATGAAACCCAGCTTAAAATTTTAAGAGAGCTTGGATGTGATGAGGTGCAAGGGTATCTTTGGGGCAAGCCAATGAGTGCAGAGGATTTTGAAAAGCTTATAATAAGCGCTATTTAA